In Arachis hypogaea cultivar Tifrunner chromosome 2, arahy.Tifrunner.gnm2.J5K5, whole genome shotgun sequence, a genomic segment contains:
- the LOC140176968 gene encoding uncharacterized protein — MVKWIPPPENWLKANIDATFRKDTGTGAIAVVIRDHKGRIILGFSGKIQAKSSTVVKAQAVRQALIIVNNLQMGRTLIETDNLKLAQAIKSKTALGEALAIIQYIQILMANLPEKGIIWIPGNRNRLAHAVAKAAEAETLRASWSSKPSTEQSIIRTELQM, encoded by the coding sequence ATGGTGAAATGGATACCTCCCCCTGAAAACTGGTTGAAGGCGAACATTGACGCAACATTCAGGAAGGATACTGGAACTGGTGCAATTGCTGTGGTTATCAGAGATCACAAAGGAAGGATTATATTAGGTTTTTCAGGAAAGATTCAAGCCAAATCAAGTACTGTGGTAAAAGCTCAGGCAGTAAGACAAGCATTAATCATAGTGAACAATTTACAAATGGGTAGAACCTTAATAGAAACTGACAACCTAAAGCTAGCTCAAGCTATTAAATCTAAAACAGCTTTAGGAGAGGCTTTGGCCATAATccaatatattcaaattttaatgGCAAATTTACCTGAAAAGGGAATAATTTGGATCCCCGGAAATAGAAATCGTCTAGCCCATGCAGTGGCAAAAGCAGCAGAAGCAGAAACACTACGTGCAAGCTGGAGCAGTAAACCATCTACAGAACAGAGCATTATTAGAACAGAGCTTCAAATGTAA
- the LOC112719070 gene encoding basic blue protein yields MAPGIGSARMAKVLLLCMFVLHSDMAYAAIHRVGDAAGWTFQVTNWPNGKQFMSGDILVFNYAVGAHNVVVVNRAGYQTCSTPPGSKVYVSGNDRITLTKGLNYFICNFPGHCEGGMKIAVNAI; encoded by the exons ATGGCCCCGGGAATAGGCAGTGCAAGAATGGCTAAAGTGCTATTACTGTGTATGTTCGTGCTTCACTCTGATATGGCTTATGCAGCTATCCACAGAGTTGGAGATGCAGCTGGTTGGACTTTTCAGGTTACCAACTGGCCTAACGGAAAGCAATTTATGTCTGGCGATATACTCG TATTCAACTATGCAGTTGGAGCACATAACGTGGTAGTGGTGAACAGGGCCGGTTATCAGACATGCAGTACTCCGCCAGGAAGCAAGGTGTATGTGTCAGGGAACGATCGAATCACGCTCACCAAAGGATTAAACTACTTCATTTGTAATTTTCCTGGCCACTGTGAGGGAGGGATGAAAATTGCAGTCAATGCTATATGA